In Oncorhynchus keta strain PuntledgeMale-10-30-2019 unplaced genomic scaffold, Oket_V2 Un_contig_2666_pilon_pilon, whole genome shotgun sequence, a single genomic region encodes these proteins:
- the LOC127922672 gene encoding uncharacterized protein LOC127922672 isoform X16, translated as MHSLERCVATWRHQSDLSPKPHSLERCVATWRHQSDLSPKPHSLERCVATWRHQSDLSPKPHSLERCVATWRHQSDLSPKPHSLERCVATWRHQSDLSPKPHSLERCVATWRHQSDLSLKPHSLERCVATWRRQSDLSPKPHSLERCVATWRHQSDLSLKPHSLERCVATWRHQSDLSLKPHSLERCVATWRHQSDLSLKPHSLERCVATWRRQSDLSLKPHSLERCVATWRHQSDLSLKPHSLERCVATWRHQSDLSLKPHSLERCVATWRHQSDLSPKPHSLERCVAMWRHQSDLSPKPHSLERCVATWRHQSDLSLKPHSLERCVATWRHQSDLSLKPHSLERCVATWRHQSDLSLKPHSLERCVATWRRQSDLSPKPHSLERCVATWRHQSDLSLKPHSLERCVATWRRQSDLSPKPHSLERCVATWRHQSDLSLKPHSLERCVATWRHQSDLSLKPHSLERCVATWRRQSDLSLKPHSLERCVATWRRQSDLSLKPHSLERCVATWRHQSDLSPKPHSLERCVATWRHQSDLSLKPHSLERCVATWRRQSDLSLKPHSLERCVATWRRQSDLSPKPHSLERCVATWRRQSDLSLKPHSLERCVATWRHQSDLSLKPHSLERCVATWRHQSDLSLKPHSLERCVATWRRQSDLSLKPHSLERCVATWRHQSDLSPKPHSLERCVATWRHQSDLSLKPHSLERCVATWRHQSDLSLKPHSLERCVATWRHQSDLSLKPHSLERCVATWRHQSDLSLKPHSLERCVATWRHQSDLSLKPHSLERCVATWRHQSDLSPKPHSLERCVATWRHQSDLSPKPHSLERCVATWRRQSDLSPKPHSLERCVATWRRQSDLSLKPHSLERCVATWRHQSDLSPKPHSLERCVATWRHQSDLSPKPHSLERCVATWRHQSDLSPKPHSLERCVATWRHQSDLSLKPHSLERCVATWRHQSDLSLKPHSLERCVATWRHQSDLSLKPHSLERCVATWRRQSDLSLKSHSLERCVATWRHQSDLSLKPHSLERCVATWRHQSDLSLKPHSLERCVATWRRQSDLSLKSHSLERCVATWRHQSDLSLKPHSLERCVATWRHQSDLSPKPHSLERCVATWRHQSDLSLKPHSLERCVATWRHQSDLSLKPHSLERCVATWRHQSDLSLKSHSLERCVATWRRQSDLSLKSHSLERCVATWRHQSDLSLKPHSLERCVATWRRQSDLSLKPHSLERCVATWRHQSDLSLKPHSLERCVATWRHQSDLSLKPHSLERCVATWRHQSDLSLKPHSLERCVATWRHQSDLSLKPHSLERCVATWRHQSDLSLKPHSLERCVATWRHQSDLSLKPHSLERCVATWRHQSDLSPKPHSLERCVATWRHQSDLSPKPHSLERCVATWRRQSDLSPKPHSLERCVATWRHQSDLSLKPHSLERCVATWRRQSDLSPKPHSLERCVATWRHQSDLSLKPHSLERCVATWRHQSDLSFNPHSLERCVATWRHQSDLSLKPHSLERCVATWRHQSDLSFNPLNPHFPAIILTCY; from the exons atgcacagtctggagaggtgtgtggccacttggagacaccagtcagacctctcacccaaaccccacagtctggagaggtgtgtggccacttggagacaccagtcagacctctcacccaaaccccacagtctggagaggtgtgtggccacttggagacaccagtcagacctctcacccaaaccccacagtctggagaggtgtgtggccacttggagacaccagtcagacctctcacccaaaccccacagtctggagaggtgtgtggccacttggagacaccagtcagacctctcacccaaaccccacagtctggagaggtgtgtggccacttggagacaccagtcagacctctcactcaaaccccacagtctggagaggtgtgtggccacttggagacgccagtcagacctctcacccaaaccccacagtctggagaggtgtgtggccacttggagacaccagtcagacctctcactcaaaccccacagtctggagag gtgtgtggccacgtggagacaccagtcagacctctcactcaaaccccacagtctggagaggtgtgtggccacttggagacaccagtcagacctctcactcaaaccccacagtctggagaggtgtgtggccacttggagacgccagtcagacctctcactcaaaccccacagtctggagaggtgtgtggccacttggagacaccagtcagacctctcactcaaaccccacagtctggagaggtgtgtggccacttggagacaccagtcagacctctcactcaaaccccacagtctggagaggtgtgtggccacttggagacaccagtcagacctctcacccaaaccccacagtctggagaggtgtgtggccatgtggagacaccagtcagacctctcacccaaaccccacagtctggagaggtgtgtggccacttggagacaccagtcagacctctcactcaaaccccacagtctggagaggtgtgtggccacttggagacaccagtcagacctctcactcaaaccccacagtctggagaggtgtgtggccacttggagacaccagtcagacctctcactcaaaccccacagtctggagaggtgtgtggccacttggagacgccagtcagacctctcacccaaaccccacagtctggagaggtgtgtggccacttggagacaccagtcagacctctcactcaaaccccacagtctggagaggtgtgtggccacttggagacgccagtcagacctctcacccaaaccccacagtctggagaggtgtgtggccacttggagacaccagtcagacctctcactcaaaccccacagtctggagag gtgtgtggccacgtggagacaccagtcagacctctcactcaaaccccacagtctggagaggtgtgtggccacttggagacgccagtcagacctctcactcaaaccccacagtctggagag gtgtgtggccacttggagacgccagtcagacctctcactcaaaccccacagtctggagaggtgtgtggccacttggagacaccagtcagacctctcacccaaaccccacagtctggagaggtgtgtggccacttggagacaccagtcagacctctcactcaaaccccacagtctggagaggtgtgtggccacttggagacgccagtcagacctctcactcaaaccccacagtctggagaggtgtgtggccacttggagacgccagtcagacctctcacccaaaccccacagtctggagaggtgtgtggccacttggagacgccagtcagacctctcactcaaaccccacagtctggagaggtgtgtggccacttggagacaccagtcagacctctcactcaaaccccacagtctggagaggtgtgtggccacttggagacaccagtcagacctctcactcaaaccccacagtctggagaggtgtgtggccacttggagacgccagtcagacctctcactcaaaccccacagtctggagaggtgtgtggccacttggagacaccagtcagacctctcacccaaaccccacagtctggagaggtgtgtggccacttggagacaccagtcagacctctcactcaaaccccacagtctggagaggtgtgtggccacttggagacaccagtcagacctctcactcaaaccccacagtctggagaggtgtgtggccacttggagacaccagtcagacctctcactcaaaccccacagtctggagaggtgtgtggccacttggagacaccagtcagacctctcactcaaaccccacagtctggagaggtgtgtggccacttggagacaccagtcagacctctcactcaaaccccacagtctggagaggtgtgtggccacttggagacaccagtcagacctctcacccaaaccccacagtctggagaggtgtgtggccacttggagacaccagtcagacctctcacccaaaccccacagtctggagag gtgtgtggccacttggagacgccagtcagacctctcacccaaaccccacagtctggagaggtgtgtggccacttggagacgccagtcagacctctcactcaaaccccacagtctggagaggtgtgtggccacttggagacaccagtcagacctctcacccaaaccccacagtctggagaggtgtgtggccacttggagacaccagtcagacctctcacccaaaccccacagtctggagaggtgtgtggccacttggagacaccagtcagacctctcacccaaaccccacagtctggagaggtgtgtggccacttggagacaccagtcagacctctcactcaaaccccacagtctggagaggtgtgtggccacttggagacaccagtcagacctctcactcaaaccccacagtctggagaggtgtgtggccacttggagacaccagtcagacctctcactcaaaccccacagtctggagaggtgtgtggccacttggagacgccagtcagacctctcactcaaatcccacagtctggagaggtgtgtggccacttggagacaccagtcagacctctcactcaaaccccacagtctggagaggtgtgtggccacttggagacaccagtcagacctctcactcaaaccccacagtctggagaggtgtgtggccacttggagacgccagtcagacctctcactcaaatcccacagtctggagag gtgtgtggccacttggagacaccagtcagacctctcactcaaaccccacagtctggagaggtgtgtggccacttggagacaccagtcagacctctcacccaaaccccacagtctggagaggtgtgtggccacttggagacaccagtcagacctctcactcaaaccccacagtctggagaggtgtgtggccacgtggagacaccagtcagacctctcactcaaaccccacagtctggagaggtgtgtggccacttggagacaccagtcagacctctcactcaaatcccacagtctggagaggtgtgtggccacttggagacgccagtcagacctctcactcaaatcccacagtctggagaggtgtgtggccacttggagacaccagtcagacctctcactcaaaccccacagtctggagag gtgtgtggccacttggagacgccagtcagacctctcactcaaaccccacagtctggagaggtgtgtggccacttggagacaccagtcagacctctcactcaaaccccacagtctggagaggtgtgtggccacttggagacaccagtcagacctctcactcaaaccccacagtctggagaggtgtgtggccacgtggagacaccagtcagacctctcactcaaaccccacagtctggagaggtgtgtggccacgtggagacaccagtcagacctctcactcaaaccccacagtctggagaggtgtgtggccacgtggagacaccagtcagacctctcactcaaaccccacagtctggagaggtgtgtggccacttggagacaccagtcagacctctcactcaaaccccacagtctggagaggtgtgtggccacttggagacaccagtcagacctctcacccaaaccccacagtctggagaggtgtgtggccacttggagacaccagtcagacctctcacccaaaccccacagtctggagag gtgtgtggccacttggagacgccagtcagacctctcacccaaaccccacagtctggagaggtgtgtggccacttggagacaccagtcagacctctcactcaaaccccacagtctggagag gtgtgtggccacttggagacgccagtcagacctctcacccaaaccccacagtctggagaggtgtgtggccacttggagacaccagtcagacctctcactcaaaccccacagtctggagaggtgtgtggccacgtggagacaccagtcagacctctcattcaacccccacagtctggagaggtgtgtggccacttggagacaccagtcagacctctcactcaaaccccacagtctggagaggtgtgtggccacgtggagacaccagtcagacctctcattCAACCCTTTAAACCCACATTTTCCAGCAATAATCTTAACATGTTACTGA
- the LOC127922672 gene encoding uncharacterized protein LOC127922672 isoform X13, with the protein MHSLERCVATWRHQSDLSPKPHSLERCVATWRHQSDLSPKPHSLERCVATWRHQSDLSPKPHSLERCVATWRHQSDLSPKPHSLERCVATWRHQSDLSPKPHSLERCVATWRHQSDLSLKPHSLERCVATWRRQSDLSPKPHSLERCVATWRHQSDLSLKPHSLERCVATWRHQSDLSLKPHSLERCVATWRHQSDLSLKPHSLERCVATWRRQSDLSLKPHSLERCVATWRHQSDLSLKPHSLERCVATWRHQSDLSLKPHSLERCVATWRHQSDLSPKPHSLERCVAMWRHQSDLSPKPHSLERCVATWRHQSDLSLKPHSLERCVATWRHQSDLSLKPHSLERCVATWRHQSDLSLKPHSLERCVATWRRQSDLSPKPHSLERCVATWRHQSDLSLKPHSLERCVATWRRQSDLSPKPHSLERCVATWRHQSDLSLKPHSLERCVATWRHQSDLSLKPHSLERCVATWRRQSDLSLKPHSLERCVATWRRQSDLSLKPHSLERCVATWRHQSDLSPKPHSLERCVATWRHQSDLSLKPHSLERCVATWRRQSDLSLKPHSLERCVATWRRQSDLSPKPHSLERCVATWRRQSDLSLKPHSLERCVATWRHQSDLSLKPHSLERCVATWRHQSDLSLKPHSLERCVATWRRQSDLSLKPHSLERCVATWRHQSDLSPKPHSLERCVATWRHQSDLSLKPHSLERCVATWRHQSDLSLKPHSLERCVATWRHQSDLSLKPHSLERCVATWRHQSDLSLKPHSLERCVATWRHQSDLSLKPHSLERCVATWRHQSDLSPKPHSLERCVATWRHQSDLSPKPHSLERCVATWRRQSDLSPKPHSLERCVATWRRQSDLSLKPHSLERCVATWRHQSDLSPKPHSLERCVATWRHQSDLSPKPHSLERCVATWRHQSDLSPKPHSLERCVATWRHQSDLSLKPHSLERCVATWRHQSDLSLKPHSLERCVATWRHQSDLSLKPHSLERCVATWRRQSDLSLKSHSLERCVATWRHQSDLSLKPHSLERCVATWRHQSDLSLKPHSLERCVATWRRQSDLSLKSHSLERCVATWRHQSDLSLKPHSLERCVATWRHQSDLSPKPHSLERCVATWRHQSDLSLKPHSLERCVATWRHQSDLSLKPHSLERCVATWRHQSDLSLKSHSLERCVATWRRQSDLSLKSHSLERCVATWRHQSDLSLKSHSLERCVATWRRQSDLSPKPHSLERCVATWRHQSDLSPKPHSLERCVATWRHQSDLSLKPHSLERCVATWRHQSDLSLKPHSLERCVATWRHQSDLSLKPHSLERCVATWRRQSDLSPKPHSLERCVATWRHQSDLSLKPHSLERCVATWRHQSDLSLKPHSLERCVATWRHQSDLSLKPHSLERCVATWRRQSDLSPKPHSLERCVATWRHQSDLSLKPHSLERCVATWRRQSDLSPKPHSLERCVATWRHQSDLSLKPHSLERCVATWRHQSDLSFNPHSLERCVATWRHQSDLSLKPHSLERCVATWRHQSDLSFNPLNPHFPAIILTCY; encoded by the exons atgcacagtctggagaggtgtgtggccacttggagacaccagtcagacctctcacccaaaccccacagtctggagaggtgtgtggccacttggagacaccagtcagacctctcacccaaaccccacagtctggagaggtgtgtggccacttggagacaccagtcagacctctcacccaaaccccacagtctggagaggtgtgtggccacttggagacaccagtcagacctctcacccaaaccccacagtctggagaggtgtgtggccacttggagacaccagtcagacctctcacccaaaccccacagtctggagaggtgtgtggccacttggagacaccagtcagacctctcactcaaaccccacagtctggagaggtgtgtggccacttggagacgccagtcagacctctcacccaaaccccacagtctggagaggtgtgtggccacttggagacaccagtcagacctctcactcaaaccccacagtctggagag gtgtgtggccacgtggagacaccagtcagacctctcactcaaaccccacagtctggagaggtgtgtggccacttggagacaccagtcagacctctcactcaaaccccacagtctggagaggtgtgtggccacttggagacgccagtcagacctctcactcaaaccccacagtctggagaggtgtgtggccacttggagacaccagtcagacctctcactcaaaccccacagtctggagaggtgtgtggccacttggagacaccagtcagacctctcactcaaaccccacagtctggagaggtgtgtggccacttggagacaccagtcagacctctcacccaaaccccacagtctggagaggtgtgtggccatgtggagacaccagtcagacctctcacccaaaccccacagtctggagaggtgtgtggccacttggagacaccagtcagacctctcactcaaaccccacagtctggagaggtgtgtggccacttggagacaccagtcagacctctcactcaaaccccacagtctggagaggtgtgtggccacttggagacaccagtcagacctctcactcaaaccccacagtctggagaggtgtgtggccacttggagacgccagtcagacctctcacccaaaccccacagtctggagaggtgtgtggccacttggagacaccagtcagacctctcactcaaaccccacagtctggagaggtgtgtggccacttggagacgccagtcagacctctcacccaaaccccacagtctggagaggtgtgtggccacttggagacaccagtcagacctctcactcaaaccccacagtctggagag gtgtgtggccacgtggagacaccagtcagacctctcactcaaaccccacagtctggagaggtgtgtggccacttggagacgccagtcagacctctcactcaaaccccacagtctggagag gtgtgtggccacttggagacgccagtcagacctctcactcaaaccccacagtctggagaggtgtgtggccacttggagacaccagtcagacctctcacccaaaccccacagtctggagaggtgtgtggccacttggagacaccagtcagacctctcactcaaaccccacagtctggagaggtgtgtggccacttggagacgccagtcagacctctcactcaaaccccacagtctggagaggtgtgtggccacttggagacgccagtcagacctctcacccaaaccccacagtctggagaggtgtgtggccacttggagacgccagtcagacctctcactcaaaccccacagtctggagaggtgtgtggccacttggagacaccagtcagacctctcactcaaaccccacagtctggagaggtgtgtggccacttggagacaccagtcagacctctcactcaaaccccacagtctggagaggtgtgtggccacttggagacgccagtcagacctctcactcaaaccccacagtctggagaggtgtgtggccacttggagacaccagtcagacctctcacccaaaccccacagtctggagaggtgtgtggccacttggagacaccagtcagacctctcactcaaaccccacagtctggagaggtgtgtggccacttggagacaccagtcagacctctcactcaaaccccacagtctggagaggtgtgtggccacttggagacaccagtcagacctctcactcaaaccccacagtctggagaggtgtgtggccacttggagacaccagtcagacctctcactcaaaccccacagtctggagaggtgtgtggccacttggagacaccagtcagacctctcactcaaaccccacagtctggagaggtgtgtggccacttggagacaccagtcagacctctcacccaaaccccacagtctggagaggtgtgtggccacttggagacaccagtcagacctctcacccaaaccccacagtctggagag gtgtgtggccacttggagacgccagtcagacctctcacccaaaccccacagtctggagaggtgtgtggccacttggagacgccagtcagacctctcactcaaaccccacagtctggagaggtgtgtggccacttggagacaccagtcagacctctcacccaaaccccacagtctggagaggtgtgtggccacttggagacaccagtcagacctctcacccaaaccccacagtctggagaggtgtgtggccacttggagacaccagtcagacctctcacccaaaccccacagtctggagaggtgtgtggccacttggagacaccagtcagacctctcactcaaaccccacagtctggagaggtgtgtggccacttggagacaccagtcagacctctcactcaaaccccacagtctggagaggtgtgtggccacttggagacaccagtcagacctctcactcaaaccccacagtctggagaggtgtgtggccacttggagacgccagtcagacctctcactcaaatcccacagtctggagaggtgtgtggccacttggagacaccagtcagacctctcactcaaaccccacagtctggagaggtgtgtggccacttggagacaccagtcagacctctcactcaaaccccacagtctggagaggtgtgtggccacttggagacgccagtcagacctctcactcaaatcccacagtctggagag gtgtgtggccacttggagacaccagtcagacctctcactcaaaccccacagtctggagaggtgtgtggccacttggagacaccagtcagacctctcacccaaaccccacagtctggagaggtgtgtggccacttggagacaccagtcagacctctcactcaaaccccacagtctggagaggtgtgtggccacgtggagacaccagtcagacctctcactcaaaccccacagtctggagaggtgtgtggccacttggagacaccagtcagacctctcactcaaatcccacagtctggagaggtgtgtggccacttggagacgccagtcagacctctcactcaaatcccacagtctggagag gtgtgtggccacttggagacaccagtcagacctctcactcaaatcccacagtctggagag gtgtgtggccacttggagacgccagtcagacctctcacccaaaccccacagtctggagaggtgtgtggccacttggagacaccagtcagacctctcacccaaaccccacagtctggagaggtgtgtggccacttggagacaccagtcagacctctcactcaaaccccacagtctggagaggtgtgtggccacttggagacaccagtcagacctctcactcaaaccccacagtctggagaggtgtgtggccacgtggagacaccagtcagacctctcactcaaaccccacagtctggagaggtgtgtggccacttggagacgccagtcagacctctcacccaaaccccacagtctggagaggtgtgtggccacttggagacaccagtcagacctctcactcaaaccccacagtctggagaggtgtgtggccacttggagacaccagtcagacctctcactcaaaccccacagtctggagaggtgtgtggccacttggagacaccagtcagacctctcactcaaaccccacagtctggagaggtgtgtggccacttggagacgccagtcagacctctcacccaaaccccacagtctggagaggtgtgtggccacttggagacaccagtcagacctctcactcaaaccccacagtctggagag gtgtgtggccacttggagacgccagtcagacctctcacccaaaccccacagtctggagaggtgtgtggccacttggagacaccagtcagacctctcactcaaaccccacagtctggagaggtgtgtggccacgtggagacaccagtcagacctctcattcaacccccacagtctggagaggtgtgtggccacttggagacaccagtcagacctctcactcaaaccccacagtctggagaggtgtgtggccacgtggagacaccagtcagacctctcattCAACCCTTTAAACCCACATTTTCCAGCAATAATCTTAACATGTTACTGA